Within Sphingobium sp. KCTC 72723, the genomic segment GCACCCGAAATGAGATAGCCGATAAAGAAGTTATTGTGCCGCGAGGTTTTGATCAGTTCCTCTGAACGGAAGACCCGATGTGCGCCACCTTTTGTCACGGCGCGGATGAACGTCAGATCACCAAACGGATAGCGATACATACGTCCAACAAGCCGCTGGGCAGGATCTGTTTGCTCCACCTCCAATTCGACAAAGATGGATGATAGACCCTCCGCCCACGATGCCGCGTCTCCCCTGACAACAAAGGGCTTGGGTCGTCGCTTTAATGTGGCGTCGCTCACTATTCGTCCCCAGATACCTCTTTATGGTCAGATCAAGCGCAAAAAATGTCAACTCTAACCGGACAAACCGTGCCACAGTTGGCTGCTATCCAAAAGGCAAAAACAAATATTGTAATTTTTTAATCGTTATTTATCAATATATTATAATAATTTTCATACTAAAATACTCTGGCGTTTGTCAGTACCCTGACCAAGACCAATCCATCACGCTAATCCCTAGTAGTTCCTAATTTGCAAATTAATTGGGCCAGCCGCGCAAAGACTCGCCTGTCTCGTTGCGGCATAAGCTGCCTTAACGATGTGAGTGCTGAACGCTCGATCGCACATACGATCAGTCGAGATGACTGGCGATAGATCTTCGGATCGAAGGGGAGAGGTAAATGAACCAGTTTTTTGGAATCCGCCACGCACGCGCCGTTGCGCTGGCATCGGTAGCAACGATCTTCGTACCGGCACCTACGGTCTTTGCCCAGGAACCGGCTCAGACGACTGCGGCATCGCCCGCGTCTGGTGAACAAGCAGACAAGGGCGGTCTGGCTGACATCGTTGTAACGGCGCAAAAGCGCTCGGAAAGAGTCCAGGACGTTCCGATCGCGATTTCGGCTTTTTCGTCGCAGGCGCTGGCCTCCAAAGGTGTGACCGAGATCGCGGCCGTCGGCAACCTTGCTCCCAACGTAACGCTTGATGCCGGAACACCGTTTTCCGGGTCGTCGTCGGTGCTTTCCGCATATATCCGGGGCATTGGCCAGAATGATTTTGCATTCAATCTCGATCCAGGTGTCGGCATTTATCTGGACGGCGTTTATCTCGCGCGTTCGGTAGGTGCGAACCAGGATCTGCTGGATATCGAACGGATCGAGATCCTGAAAGGCCCGCAGGGCGACTTGTTCGGACGCAATTCGATCGGTGGCGCGATCTCGATCGTCACCCGCCGTCCTAGCGATACTTTCGCGGCCAAGGCCGAGGTAACGACGGGTCGGTTCAATCGCATTGACGTCAAGGGCGCAATTGACGTTCCTTTGACCTCCGACCTACGCTCGACGTTAAGCTTCTCCACCAAAAATCGAGACGGCTACCAGAAGCTCCTCCCATATCCGGGCGCCACGGCATCGGTAAGTGAGAGCGACAGCTTTCCCAGCTTCGGGCGCGGACACCCCAACGATTTTGGCGGATTTGGCGAATATACCGTTCGCGGGAAGCTTGAATGGCAGGCGACGCTAAACATCAGAGCGACGCTTACAGGTGACTATCTTCATCAGAACACCAATGGCGTAGCCAGTTCCATACTCAAGACGCACACGGACATTGCGACCGGCGGCGTGTTTGGATTTTTCTACAACACCTGCATCAACACGCCAGCCGCTATCCTGGCGACACTGCCTTTCGGCAAAATCTGCGGGCTACGGGCCAATGTTGGAACACCGCTGGCGGGCGTCAACGTCGACGGCGTCCCAGGCAATGATCATCTGACTTATGGCGACCAGTTCATTGCGCCATCCAAAGACACCACCTACGCGACCGGCAACAGCTTTTCGCGTCTCAACAATTATGGCGGTGCCTTGACTGTCGATTGGGACCTCGGTGGGCCCGTGCTCAAGTCCATCACCTCGTATCGCGAGCTTCGATGGAAGTCGGCACAGGACGAAGATGGTTCACCGCTCGCCTTCCTCGAGACATCGTTCGAGATGAACCAGCATCAGTTCAGCCAGGAATTTCAGCTGACCGGCAAGGCCGTTGACGATCGACTGAGCTATGTGGCCGGACTTTATTATTTCAACGAGGGCGGCAACTTGCACGATCTCGTGACATTCCCGGGCGGGCTGTTGCAGATAGACGGACAAAACCTTCTCTCTACAAAAGCGTATGCCGCTTATGCGCACCTGAACTACAAAATCACTGAACAGGTCAGTATAACGCTTGGCGGACGCTACACGGAGGAGAAGAAGCAGTTCGAGGGTCTACAGGCTGACCCGAACGGGACATTTTATAAGCTCAACGGCCTCGATCCCACGCCGGCGAACCGTGTAGCACTCTGCACCGCGACCGGTGGCGTGCTGTGCTACCCCGATCTGACCGATGTGCTCAGAATATATCCGCTTGGAAAAAATCGTCTGAATTTCAGCAATTTCTCTCCTAAAATCGGCCTCGAATATAAGCCCAGCCGCGATGTCATGCTCTACGCCTCCTATTCGCGGGGCTACAAAACGGGCGGCTGGACAACCAGGCTTACTCAACCGCCAGCGCTAGGCCAAACGGCTCCCAGCTTTGGCCCCGAAAAGGCGAACACTTTCGACGGCGGTATCAAATCGCAGTTCCTGGATCGCAAGGTCGTTCTGAACGTCTCCGGGTTCCATACTGACTATAAGAACATTCAGCTCACTGCGCAGGTTGGAACCTCGCCAACTATCGTCAACGCGGGCAACGCCGAAATCTATGGCTTCGAAGTCGAGCTTCAGGCCAGACCGGTCGAAGCGCTGACACTGTCA encodes:
- a CDS encoding TonB-dependent receptor, whose protein sequence is MNQFFGIRHARAVALASVATIFVPAPTVFAQEPAQTTAASPASGEQADKGGLADIVVTAQKRSERVQDVPIAISAFSSQALASKGVTEIAAVGNLAPNVTLDAGTPFSGSSSVLSAYIRGIGQNDFAFNLDPGVGIYLDGVYLARSVGANQDLLDIERIEILKGPQGDLFGRNSIGGAISIVTRRPSDTFAAKAEVTTGRFNRIDVKGAIDVPLTSDLRSTLSFSTKNRDGYQKLLPYPGATASVSESDSFPSFGRGHPNDFGGFGEYTVRGKLEWQATLNIRATLTGDYLHQNTNGVASSILKTHTDIATGGVFGFFYNTCINTPAAILATLPFGKICGLRANVGTPLAGVNVDGVPGNDHLTYGDQFIAPSKDTTYATGNSFSRLNNYGGALTVDWDLGGPVLKSITSYRELRWKSAQDEDGSPLAFLETSFEMNQHQFSQEFQLTGKAVDDRLSYVAGLYYFNEGGNLHDLVTFPGGLLQIDGQNLLSTKAYAAYAHLNYKITEQVSITLGGRYTEEKKQFEGLQADPNGTFYKLNGLDPTPANRVALCTATGGVLCYPDLTDVLRIYPLGKNRLNFSNFSPKIGLEYKPSRDVMLYASYSRGYKTGGWTTRLTQPPALGQTAPSFGPEKANTFDGGIKSQFLDRKVVLNVSGFHTDYKNIQLTAQVGTSPTIVNAGNAEIYGFEVELQARPVEALTLSASVGYTHARYTNVLFGASGVTTASSLPKTPEWKFNFSPQYVVSLGSGGSVLFTADYTHTSSLFNDTENTVLIARGATDMLNASVTYREPSEHWELSIGGTNLLNERYLTTGQNQVAGGVTYGTYSRPVEWYATARVKF